One part of the Caproiciproducens sp. CPB-2 genome encodes these proteins:
- a CDS encoding energy-coupling factor transporter ATPase yields MPIIETKNLTYTYGEGTPFRKTAVDDANISIEPGEFIGVIGHTGSGKSTFIQQLNGLLRPTSGTVLLNGKDIWAEPKKIRSVRFQVGMVFQYPEHQLFEETVLKDIAFGPGNMGLDKDEILKRARWAADFVGLSGELLEKSPFELSGGEKRRAAIAGVIAMDPEVLILDEPTAGLDPRGRDVLLSQIVSYHEVRHNTILLVSHSMEDIARTADRVLVMNSGKVAMFEETEKVFARDTELETMGLRVPQITKIMAVLKAKGYPVTTVLTIEQALRQLMPLLERGSRKHG; encoded by the coding sequence ATGCCGATCATTGAGACAAAGAATCTGACCTATACCTACGGGGAGGGAACCCCGTTTCGCAAGACGGCGGTGGACGACGCGAACATCTCCATCGAACCCGGCGAATTCATCGGGGTCATCGGGCACACCGGCTCCGGGAAGTCCACCTTTATCCAGCAGCTCAACGGCCTGCTGCGCCCCACTTCCGGCACCGTGCTGCTCAACGGGAAGGACATCTGGGCGGAGCCGAAAAAAATCCGCTCCGTGCGCTTTCAGGTCGGCATGGTCTTTCAGTATCCGGAGCATCAGCTTTTTGAGGAAACCGTCTTGAAGGATATTGCGTTCGGCCCGGGCAACATGGGGCTCGATAAGGATGAAATCCTCAAGCGCGCGCGCTGGGCCGCGGATTTTGTGGGCCTGAGCGGGGAACTGCTTGAAAAAAGCCCGTTTGAGCTTTCGGGCGGGGAAAAACGGCGCGCCGCCATCGCGGGCGTCATTGCCATGGATCCGGAGGTGCTGATTCTGGACGAGCCCACGGCGGGGCTTGATCCCCGCGGGCGCGACGTGCTTTTAAGCCAGATCGTCAGCTACCACGAGGTCAGGCACAACACGATCCTGCTGGTTTCCCACAGCATGGAGGACATCGCCCGCACCGCGGACCGTGTTCTGGTGATGAATTCCGGCAAGGTCGCCATGTTCGAAGAAACGGAAAAGGTGTTCGCGCGCGACACGGAGCTGGAAACAATGGGCTTGCGCGTGCCGCAGATCACGAAAATCATGGCTGTTTTAAAAGCGAAGGGCTACCCCGTTACCACCGTTCTGACGATTGAACAGGCGCTGCGGCAGCTGATGCCGCTCTTGGAAAGGGGGAGCAGGAAGCATGGTTAG
- a CDS encoding CvpA family protein: MGTILDVTFCVIALCFVISGFKIGFVRSLVGLVGSVFAIAAAIVLSNYLTGAICLSLAKLSPVTVFGRAAVKVISILVLFVILQLLVQMVSRALDAVFSLPLLHGVNSLLGGVFGLVKGAVAVVVLCAVLQLSLPFLTAKFPQINEKEITQSNIYKYVYIHNPVYLLYQAEI; encoded by the coding sequence TTGGGCACAATATTGGATGTGACTTTTTGCGTAATAGCCTTGTGTTTTGTGATTTCAGGCTTTAAAATAGGGTTTGTCCGGTCGCTGGTGGGATTGGTTGGTTCCGTTTTTGCCATTGCCGCCGCGATTGTGCTGTCCAATTACCTGACGGGCGCAATCTGCCTTTCTCTTGCCAAGCTGAGCCCGGTGACGGTGTTTGGCCGCGCGGCCGTTAAGGTCATATCGATCCTGGTACTTTTTGTGATTCTTCAGCTTTTGGTTCAAATGGTTTCCCGCGCGCTGGACGCCGTTTTCAGCCTGCCGCTCCTGCACGGGGTCAACTCCCTGCTTGGCGGCGTATTCGGGCTGGTCAAGGGCGCGGTGGCCGTGGTGGTTCTTTGTGCCGTTCTGCAGCTTTCCCTTCCGTTCCTTACGGCAAAATTCCCGCAGATTAACGAGAAGGAAATCACACAGTCCAATATTTACAAGTATGTATATATTCATAATCCGGTATATTTACTGTACCAGGCGGAAATTTAG
- a CDS encoding class I SAM-dependent methyltransferase, producing MRTANWKDYELLDTSAGERLERWGDIVLIRPDPQIIWNTPKKHPLWHSAHARYLRSSTGGGNWQELKKVPSMWKINYGELTFQLKTMGFKHTGIFPEQAVNWDFAMEKIAEAGRPLKVLNLFGYTGAATLACLKAGAQVCHVDASKGMVAWAKENAAASGLESRPVRWLVDDCVKFVQREQRRGNAYDGIIMDPPSYGRGPGGEVWKLEEQLYPLVEMCVPILSEHPLFFILNSYTTGLSPAVMEYLLGVLIQNKFGGRVSSDEIGLPVTESGLVLPCGSTAIWESK from the coding sequence TTGAGAACTGCAAACTGGAAGGATTACGAACTGCTGGATACGTCCGCGGGGGAAAGGCTGGAGCGCTGGGGCGATATCGTCCTCATCCGGCCCGACCCGCAGATCATCTGGAATACGCCGAAGAAGCATCCTTTGTGGCATTCGGCCCACGCGCGCTATCTGCGTTCCTCCACCGGGGGCGGAAACTGGCAGGAGCTGAAAAAAGTGCCGTCCATGTGGAAAATAAACTATGGGGAACTGACCTTTCAGCTGAAAACCATGGGCTTCAAGCACACGGGCATTTTTCCGGAACAGGCCGTGAACTGGGACTTCGCGATGGAAAAAATCGCGGAGGCGGGCCGGCCGCTGAAGGTGCTGAACCTGTTCGGCTATACCGGCGCGGCGACGTTGGCCTGCCTGAAAGCGGGCGCGCAGGTCTGCCATGTGGACGCGTCGAAGGGTATGGTCGCCTGGGCGAAGGAAAACGCCGCCGCGTCCGGCCTGGAATCCAGACCGGTCCGCTGGCTGGTGGACGACTGCGTGAAATTTGTGCAGCGGGAACAGCGCCGGGGCAACGCCTACGACGGCATTATTATGGACCCCCCGTCCTACGGGCGCGGTCCGGGCGGCGAGGTGTGGAAGCTGGAGGAACAGCTTTATCCGCTGGTGGAAATGTGCGTGCCGATTCTTTCGGAGCATCCGCTGTTCTTTATCCTGAACTCCTATACGACGGGGCTGTCCCCGGCGGTAATGGAATATCTTCTGGGCGTGCTGATTCAGAACAAATTCGGCGGCCGCGTTTCTTCCGACGAAATCGGACTGCCGGTGACCGAAAGCGGGCTGGTGCTGCCCTGCGGCAGCACCGCGATATGGGAAAGTAAATGA
- the glmM gene encoding phosphoglucosamine mutase translates to MGRLFGTDGVRGIANSELTCEMAMNIGRAAAMVLTDGNHRHPKILIGKDTRLSSDMLESALTAGLCSVGANVVQLGVIPTPAVAFLVGKYKADAGVMLTASHNPCEFNGIKIFSGDGYKLPDALEEQIEAIVLDHAQKPDCPVGGNVGSVSRAENAARDYIDHIKSTVPFSLDGMRIGIDCANGAASRTAERLFTELGAECHMLADRPDGVNVNENCGSTHMESLMSFVKENRLDAGVAFDGDADRCLAVDDKGQLVDGDFLMAICAADLKSRGKLGKNTVVGTIMTNMGFNRFCDDNGIKFAATKVGDRYVLEEMLLEGYNFGGEQSGHIIFLDFATTGDGEMTAAQLLSIVHRRGAKLSSLATLMTRYPQIIVNVEVSAEGKLRFYTDDKVKDAVEKAKQKLGDSGRIIVRPSGTEPLLRVMIEGEDPEYISVLANSVADTVRDRLA, encoded by the coding sequence ATGGGAAGACTTTTTGGTACGGACGGTGTCAGAGGAATCGCGAACAGCGAGCTGACCTGTGAAATGGCTATGAATATCGGCCGCGCCGCGGCTATGGTACTGACGGACGGCAACCACAGGCATCCGAAAATCCTGATCGGAAAGGACACCCGCCTTTCCTCCGATATGCTGGAAAGTGCTCTGACGGCGGGCCTTTGCTCCGTCGGGGCCAACGTGGTGCAGCTCGGCGTCATCCCGACCCCGGCGGTCGCGTTTCTGGTCGGAAAATACAAGGCGGACGCGGGCGTGATGCTAACGGCCAGCCACAACCCCTGTGAATTCAACGGAATCAAAATTTTCAGCGGCGACGGCTACAAGCTGCCGGACGCGCTGGAGGAGCAGATCGAGGCGATCGTGCTCGACCATGCGCAGAAGCCGGACTGCCCGGTCGGCGGAAATGTGGGGAGCGTTTCCCGCGCGGAAAACGCGGCGCGCGACTACATTGACCATATCAAGAGTACGGTTCCCTTTTCGCTCGACGGTATGCGCATCGGCATCGACTGCGCGAACGGAGCGGCAAGCCGCACGGCGGAAAGACTGTTTACCGAGCTGGGCGCGGAATGCCACATGCTGGCGGACCGTCCGGACGGGGTCAATGTCAATGAGAACTGCGGCTCCACCCATATGGAGAGCCTGATGTCCTTCGTCAAGGAAAACCGTCTTGACGCCGGCGTTGCCTTTGACGGCGACGCGGACCGCTGCCTTGCGGTTGACGACAAGGGACAGCTGGTGGACGGCGATTTCCTGATGGCGATCTGCGCCGCGGATCTGAAAAGCCGCGGAAAGCTCGGCAAAAACACCGTGGTCGGAACCATTATGACCAACATGGGCTTTAACCGTTTCTGTGACGACAACGGCATCAAGTTCGCCGCCACCAAGGTCGGCGACCGCTATGTGCTGGAAGAAATGCTGCTGGAGGGCTATAACTTCGGCGGCGAGCAGAGCGGGCACATTATTTTCCTCGACTTTGCCACCACCGGCGACGGAGAAATGACGGCAGCGCAGCTGCTGAGCATTGTCCACCGCAGAGGGGCGAAGCTTTCCAGCCTTGCCACCCTGATGACGCGCTACCCGCAGATCATCGTCAATGTGGAGGTCAGCGCGGAAGGCAAGCTGCGTTTCTACACCGACGACAAGGTAAAGGACGCCGTCGAAAAGGCGAAGCAGAAGCTGGGCGACAGCGGGCGCATCATTGTCCGGCCTTCCGGCACGGAGCCGCTGCTCCGCGTTATGATCGAGGGGGAGGACCCCGAATATATCAGCGTGCTGGCCAACTCCGTGGCCGATACCGTGCGCGACAGGCTGGCGTAA
- a CDS encoding energy-coupling factor transporter transmembrane component T family protein — protein sequence MVRDITLGQYFPGKSFIHRLDPRVKIVITFVYIVFIFVASNFEGLLTMSALILGVLLLSGVPLKQYFKSLKAILFVVIFTSVLNLFYGGGRVLWSWGFVQITSGGVSNAVFITIRIVSLILFSSVLTFTTSPTELTDALERIMKPLKLFHVKVHEIAMMMTIALRFVPTLLEETDKIMSAQKARGADMESGGLMQRIRSLIPVLIPLFVSSFRRAYDLAMAMECRCYHGGEGRTKMKVLHVSGLDAVAAALTLVVCAAVIFCGIYFPASLH from the coding sequence ATGGTTAGAGATATTACGCTCGGGCAGTATTTTCCCGGAAAGTCCTTTATTCACCGCCTTGACCCGCGCGTGAAAATCGTCATTACTTTCGTCTATATCGTTTTTATTTTCGTAGCCTCCAATTTTGAGGGCCTGCTCACCATGTCGGCGCTGATTCTGGGGGTGCTGCTCCTGTCGGGCGTTCCGCTGAAACAGTATTTTAAAAGCCTGAAGGCTATTTTGTTCGTGGTGATCTTCACTTCCGTGCTGAACCTGTTTTACGGCGGCGGCCGGGTCCTGTGGAGCTGGGGCTTTGTTCAGATTACTTCCGGCGGCGTATCCAATGCCGTTTTTATTACCATCCGCATTGTCAGCCTGATTCTTTTCAGTTCCGTCCTGACCTTCACCACGTCCCCCACGGAGCTGACCGACGCGCTGGAGCGGATTATGAAGCCTTTGAAGCTGTTCCACGTCAAGGTGCATGAGATCGCCATGATGATGACGATCGCGCTCCGCTTTGTGCCGACGCTTCTGGAAGAGACCGATAAAATCATGAGCGCGCAGAAGGCGCGCGGCGCCGATATGGAAAGCGGCGGACTGATGCAGAGAATCCGGTCGCTGATTCCCGTGCTGATTCCGCTGTTTGTCTCCTCCTTCCGGCGGGCTTACGACCTGGCCATGGCGATGGAGTGCCGCTGCTACCACGGCGGGGAAGGCCGCACCAAAATGAAGGTGCTGCATGTGTCCGGACTGGACGCGGTCGCGGCCGCGCTGACGCTCGTCGTCTGCGCGGCGGTGATTTTCTGCGGAATCTATTTCCCGGCGTCCCTGCACTGA
- the truA gene encoding tRNA pseudouridine(38-40) synthase TruA has protein sequence MRNLLLTICYDGSHYHGWQIQKNAVSVQLVFQEALFRVIGERPDIKGCSRTDSFVHARQYCVSLKTEHAIPCERLVGALNHFLPEDMAVLNCREVSPDFHARYSCKGKEYIYRIWNHPVRNPFLNRRALHYWYSLDEKRLNEAAAFFVGTHDFTSFCTMDARERGNMTRTVTKAEVKREGDLVTFTVAADGFLYNMVRIMVGTLLRVAQGKLEPRDVERILEEKNRNAAGPTAPPYGLFLNRVFYEDVK, from the coding sequence ATGAGAAATCTTCTGCTGACCATTTGTTACGACGGCTCTCATTACCACGGCTGGCAGATCCAGAAGAACGCCGTTTCCGTACAGCTGGTTTTTCAGGAAGCGCTTTTCCGGGTGATTGGGGAAAGGCCGGACATCAAGGGCTGCAGCCGCACCGATTCGTTTGTACACGCCCGTCAATACTGCGTCAGCCTGAAGACGGAGCATGCCATTCCCTGCGAGCGTCTGGTTGGCGCGCTGAACCATTTTCTGCCGGAGGACATGGCGGTGCTGAACTGCCGGGAGGTATCCCCGGATTTTCACGCGCGTTATTCCTGCAAGGGCAAGGAATATATCTATCGGATCTGGAACCATCCGGTCCGGAACCCCTTTCTGAACCGCCGTGCGCTGCACTACTGGTACAGTCTGGATGAAAAGCGCCTGAACGAAGCCGCCGCTTTTTTTGTGGGAACGCATGACTTCACGTCGTTCTGCACAATGGATGCGCGCGAACGGGGCAATATGACGCGTACCGTCACCAAAGCGGAGGTGAAAAGAGAGGGCGACCTCGTCACCTTTACCGTGGCGGCGGACGGTTTTTTATATAATATGGTAAGGATTATGGTCGGTACGCTTCTGCGTGTGGCGCAGGGAAAGCTGGAGCCGCGGGATGTGGAACGGATCCTTGAAGAGAAAAACCGCAACGCGGCCGGGCCCACCGCGCCGCCTTACGGACTGTTTTTAAACCGTGTTTTTTATGAGGATGTGAAATAA
- a CDS encoding DUF5711 family protein, with the protein MSDRGQRFDTTEIDTAKYQQRMEKRRKKRRERRESRVPRWVYKIILILILCVFSMLIWFNRYNLTPSNVLEWVQNSVVGMGIGDGFPSRIVGNSVSKGNFQSMNKEAVVVSDTALTVLNSTAKAVVSRQHSFSRPVMKVGGSRILIYNLGGKGYRVESQSKTLVKEDGQQNILAGALAVNGRYALITQADGYLGCLTAYAADGKVLFHYWFSDYYPTAVALSADGTKAAVAAVSAKDGAMTSAVYLLDFSNSKPVEPAAVYAENMMLDISYSGNGTVTAVGDRLTAVIGAGGKTNFDYQGLHLSAYSMDSGKTALGLTPYGSAGNGKLVVLDDTGSAAASVPLAQPVESLSLYADAMAVLSQGQVRFYSAAAGTLTGTCDAGSDARAIALHDETSAYILGVSEIRLANSK; encoded by the coding sequence ATGAGCGACAGGGGGCAGCGGTTCGACACAACCGAAATAGATACAGCCAAATACCAGCAAAGGATGGAAAAGCGCAGGAAAAAGCGCCGTGAACGGCGGGAAAGCCGCGTCCCGCGCTGGGTGTATAAAATTATTCTGATCCTGATTCTTTGCGTGTTTTCCATGCTGATCTGGTTCAACCGCTATAATCTGACCCCGTCAAACGTGCTGGAATGGGTGCAGAACAGCGTGGTCGGCATGGGAATCGGCGACGGTTTCCCGTCCAGGATTGTGGGAAATTCCGTTTCAAAGGGCAATTTCCAGTCGATGAATAAAGAGGCGGTCGTCGTCAGCGATACCGCGCTGACGGTGCTGAACTCCACGGCAAAGGCCGTCGTCAGCCGCCAGCACAGCTTTTCCCGGCCTGTTATGAAGGTCGGCGGCAGCCGGATTCTGATCTATAACCTCGGAGGAAAGGGCTATCGGGTGGAGAGCCAGAGCAAAACGCTCGTGAAAGAGGACGGGCAGCAGAACATCCTCGCCGGGGCGCTGGCGGTAAACGGCCGTTACGCGCTGATTACGCAGGCGGACGGCTACTTAGGGTGCCTTACGGCCTACGCCGCCGACGGCAAGGTCCTGTTCCACTACTGGTTTTCCGATTATTATCCCACCGCCGTCGCGCTGAGCGCGGACGGCACAAAAGCGGCAGTCGCCGCGGTGAGCGCGAAGGACGGGGCGATGACCTCCGCCGTATACCTGCTCGATTTCAGCAACAGCAAGCCGGTGGAGCCGGCCGCGGTTTATGCCGAAAATATGATGCTGGATATTTCCTACAGCGGCAACGGCACGGTGACGGCGGTCGGGGACCGTCTGACCGCGGTGATCGGCGCCGGCGGAAAAACAAATTTTGATTATCAGGGACTGCATCTGTCAGCATATAGTATGGATAGCGGAAAGACCGCTTTGGGGCTGACGCCTTACGGAAGCGCCGGAAACGGCAAGCTGGTTGTGCTGGACGACACCGGCAGCGCCGCGGCCTCCGTCCCGCTTGCGCAGCCGGTCGAATCCCTTTCGCTTTACGCGGACGCAATGGCCGTCCTTTCACAGGGGCAGGTACGTTTTTATTCCGCCGCGGCGGGTACTCTGACCGGAACCTGCGACGCGGGGAGCGATGCCAGGGCGATTGCCCTTCATGACGAGACCTCCGCCTATATTCTGGGTGTTTCGGAGATTCGTCTGGCTAACAGCAAATGA
- a CDS encoding energy-coupling factor transporter ATPase: MNDKQVGTKMDYIKADDISFSYDEPEIEEQHEVLKGVSLGIRKGEFVALLGHNGSGKSTIAKTFNAMLLPSGGKVYVDNMDTMDESVIYEIRRRVGLVLQNPDNQLVASIVEEDVAFGPENLGVPPAEIRKRVDDALKAVEMYDYRLNAPYKLSGGQKQRIAIAGIIAMQPDCIVLDEPTAMLDPRGRTEVLNTIHKLNEEKGITIVLITHYMDEAVQADRVIVMDSGNILTEGTPQQVFSQVELLKKHQLDVPQATELIYRLKAGGFDLPDCALTIEECVAALEPLLNKASLGETYADH; this comes from the coding sequence ATGAACGATAAACAGGTAGGTACAAAAATGGATTATATCAAAGCGGACGACATCTCCTTCAGCTATGACGAGCCGGAAATCGAAGAACAGCACGAGGTCCTGAAGGGCGTGTCGCTCGGTATCCGCAAAGGCGAATTTGTAGCCCTTCTGGGCCATAACGGTTCCGGAAAATCCACGATCGCCAAAACCTTCAACGCCATGCTGCTGCCCAGCGGCGGCAAGGTGTATGTGGACAATATGGATACGATGGACGAGAGCGTGATCTATGAGATCCGCCGCCGCGTCGGCCTGGTGCTGCAAAACCCGGACAACCAGCTTGTCGCGAGTATTGTTGAGGAGGACGTGGCGTTCGGTCCGGAAAACCTGGGCGTGCCGCCCGCTGAAATCCGCAAACGGGTGGACGACGCGCTGAAGGCGGTGGAAATGTACGATTACCGGCTGAACGCGCCGTACAAGCTTTCCGGCGGGCAGAAGCAGCGCATCGCCATTGCGGGCATCATCGCCATGCAGCCGGACTGCATCGTGCTGGACGAGCCCACCGCGATGCTCGACCCCCGCGGGCGCACCGAGGTTCTCAATACCATCCATAAGCTGAATGAGGAAAAAGGGATCACCATCGTCCTGATTACGCATTATATGGACGAGGCCGTACAGGCCGACCGTGTGATCGTCATGGACAGCGGCAATATTCTGACCGAAGGGACTCCGCAGCAGGTTTTTTCCCAGGTGGAGCTGCTCAAGAAGCATCAGCTGGACGTGCCGCAGGCCACCGAACTGATTTATCGTCTGAAAGCGGGCGGGTTTGACCTGCCGGACTGCGCGCTGACCATTGAGGAATGTGTCGCGGCGCTTGAGCCGCTTTTAAATAAAGCATCTTTAGGAGAAACGTATGCCGATCATTGA
- the ruvB gene encoding Holliday junction branch migration DNA helicase RuvB translates to MVAPEYAPEDAEVENPLRPKVLSEYIGQDKVKENLSVFIEAAKQRRESLDHVLLYGPPGLGKTTLAGIIANELNVNLRITSGPAIEKPGDLAALLTNLNPGDVLFIDEVHRLSRSVEEILYPAMEDYALDIITGKGQMAASYHLPLPKFTLVGATTRAGQLSAPLRDRFGVVLRLEMYSPQELARIVTRSAKILEIPIEADGALEIASRSRGTPRIANRLLKRVRDFAQIISDGVITYHSAKVGLDRLEIDEIGLDANDRRMLSTLIRFYNGGPVGLETLAAAIGEEAVTIEDIYEPYLMQIGFLSRTPRGRCATHAAYLHLGLTPPGQEDSQQKLF, encoded by the coding sequence ATGGTGGCACCGGAGTATGCCCCGGAGGATGCCGAAGTGGAAAATCCGCTCCGGCCGAAGGTGCTTTCGGAATATATTGGACAGGATAAGGTAAAAGAGAATCTTTCCGTCTTTATTGAAGCGGCAAAACAGCGCCGGGAGTCGCTGGACCATGTTTTGCTCTACGGCCCGCCGGGGCTGGGCAAGACGACGCTCGCCGGAATCATCGCGAACGAGCTGAATGTCAATCTGCGCATCACGTCCGGCCCCGCGATCGAAAAGCCGGGCGATCTGGCGGCGCTTCTGACCAACCTGAACCCGGGCGACGTTTTGTTCATCGACGAGGTGCACCGCCTTTCCCGCAGCGTGGAGGAAATCCTGTACCCCGCCATGGAGGACTACGCGCTGGATATTATCACGGGCAAGGGCCAGATGGCGGCTTCCTATCATCTGCCGCTGCCGAAATTCACGCTGGTCGGGGCGACCACCCGCGCCGGTCAGCTTTCCGCGCCTTTGCGCGACCGGTTCGGCGTCGTGCTCCGGCTGGAGATGTATTCCCCGCAGGAGCTTGCCCGAATTGTGACCCGCAGCGCGAAAATACTGGAAATCCCGATCGAGGCGGACGGCGCGCTGGAAATCGCCTCGCGCTCGCGCGGCACGCCGCGAATCGCCAACCGGCTTTTAAAGCGTGTGCGCGACTTCGCGCAGATCATCAGCGACGGCGTGATCACCTACCATTCGGCGAAGGTCGGCCTTGACCGGCTGGAAATCGACGAAATCGGGCTGGACGCGAACGACCGGAGGATGCTGAGCACGCTGATCCGCTTTTACAACGGCGGGCCGGTCGGGCTGGAAACGCTTGCCGCCGCCATCGGCGAGGAAGCCGTGACCATTGAGGATATCTACGAACCCTATCTGATGCAGATCGGCTTTTTAAGCCGCACCCCCCGCGGGCGCTGCGCCACTCACGCGGCGTACCTGCACCTTGGCCTGACCCCGCCGGGGCAGGAGGACAGTCAGCAGAAACTGTTCTGA
- a CDS encoding CDP-alcohol phosphatidyltransferase family protein — protein MKNRNKNINIPNGLSVLRIILIAPFVYYFMHNKLLQAAVVLIVSGLTDMFDGIIARKFNQSTELGQMLDPLSDKLTQGAVAICLAIEEPVLIPLLGIFVLKEAVMVIAACFLIKKNKRPGGSKWYGKVATTLFYVSFAVIVAMKGIWKIQDLTVTIVLLSITAAFMIYAFVQYFKMYLSILHSNDPKDAMNLDELMDKKSTRK, from the coding sequence ATGAAAAATAGGAACAAGAATATTAATATACCAAACGGGCTGTCGGTTTTGCGCATCATTTTGATCGCTCCGTTCGTTTATTATTTTATGCACAATAAACTGCTGCAGGCGGCGGTGGTGCTGATTGTTTCCGGCCTTACCGACATGTTCGACGGAATCATCGCGCGCAAATTCAACCAGTCCACGGAGCTGGGGCAGATGCTTGACCCTCTGTCCGACAAGTTAACGCAGGGCGCGGTCGCGATTTGCCTTGCCATTGAAGAGCCGGTTCTGATTCCGCTTTTGGGGATCTTCGTTCTGAAGGAAGCCGTCATGGTGATCGCCGCCTGTTTCTTAATTAAGAAGAACAAAAGGCCCGGCGGTTCCAAATGGTACGGTAAGGTTGCGACCACTCTGTTTTATGTTTCCTTTGCCGTGATCGTGGCAATGAAGGGAATCTGGAAAATTCAGGACCTGACCGTGACGATTGTCCTGCTTTCCATTACCGCCGCGTTTATGATCTACGCTTTTGTCCAATATTTTAAAATGTATCTTTCCATCCTGCACTCCAACGATCCGAAAGATGCCATGAACCTCGATGAGCTGATGGATAAGAAATCAACCAGAAAATAA